CCAACGTGATGCCGCACCGCTCGAGACGCTCGAACGTGGCCAGGGTGCGCTCCGAGACGGTCAGGTCCGATCGCAGCAAGGTTCCGTCGAGATCGGTAGCGACCAGCTTGGGCACGAACACCACTCCAGCCTTACATGCGACGACGCAACCCACCGCCTCGATGTCAGAACATGGACGAGATCCATGCTCTCTGTGGGGTTTGGGTGTCGATTTGGTGGTTAGGCTGTCCGCGTGCCGAACTACGCGACCGCTGACGCGGTGGACCGGGGCAGGTTGCTGGCCTTCCTGAGACCCCGGCACCACGGCCTGCTCGCGACCACCCGGAAAGACGGTCGACCGCAGCTGTCACCGGTCACCTGCGGTGTGGACGTCGACGGCCGCATCGTGGTGTCGACGTATCCCGACCGAGCCAAGTCGATCAACGCCCGCCGCGACACCCGCGCCAGCATCTGTGTGCTCTCCTCCGACTGGAACGGACCGTACGTCCAGGTGGACGGCGTAGCCGAGGTGCTCGACCTGCCCGAGGCGCTCGAGCCGCTCGTCGAGTACTACCGGTGCATCTCCGGCGAGCACCCGGACTGGGACGGGTACCGGACCGCCATGGAACGACAGGGGAAGTGCCTGATCCGGATCGAGATCGAGCGTTGGGGCCCGATCTCCACCGGCGGATTCCCACCGCGCCTGGCCGCTCAGTTCGGCGGCGCGAGCTGACCGAAGTCCGACAGAACCGGAGCTGACGCAGCGTCGGCTCGCTCCCCCCTGCCGCCTATCCTGTCGCCAAGCGGTAGAGGGGAGGTCGGGTGACACCTGAGGGTGCCGAATCTCGCCTCGGTGACCGTTATGTCCTCGGTGAGGTGCTGGGTCGGGGGGCGACCGGCGCCGTCTACGCCGCCCACGACACCCACCTCGATCGGCCGGTGGCGGTCAAGGTACTCGTCCAGGCCGGTGACACGCTCACGACGCCGGAGCGGTTCCAGCGCGAGGCCCGGATCACCGCCCGGCTGAACCACGCCAACATCGTCGCGGTGCACGACGTCGGGCGGGTCGGCAAGCGGGACTCCATCGACGGGGCCGTCGGGACGCCGTTCCTGGTGATGGAGCTGCTCACCGGCGGGAGCTGGAAAGAGGAGCTGAGCCGCGCCCGGCCGTCTCCGGAGCGGGTCGCCGGTGCGCTGGTCGGCGTCGCCAGGGCGTTGGCCGCCGCGCACGCGGTCGGGGTCACCCACCGCGACATCAAACCCGCGAACGTGCTGCTCACCGCCGACGGTGAAGCGAAGCTCGCCGACTTCGGCATCGCAAAATCCACCGAGGCCACCGGCCTGACCCGGCCCGGCGACATCGTGGGCACGCTCGCGTACACCGCGCCCGAGTGCCTGGAGGGGAGCCCGGCCGGGCCCGCCGCGGACGTCTGGTCGTTCGGCGTCATGCTCTACGAGAGCCTGTCCGGACGGCGGCCGTTCGAGCAGGAGACGCTCGGCGCGTTGATCACGGCGATCCAGTCCGGCCGGTACCGGTCGCTGGCGTACGACTTACCCACGCTGCCCCATGCTCTGTCCGCGACCGTGGACCGCTGTCTCGACCCCGACCCGCCTCACCGGCCGACCGCGGCCGAGCTGGCGCGGGTGCTCGGGGACACCGCGGCGCTCGCCGCGCCGCCGACCACGGTGACCCCGACGTCCGGACCGCCCCCGTTCATCCCGTCCCAATTCAGTCCCCCGGTCTCCGGCCCTCCGATTTCCGGCCCTCCGATTCCCGGCCCTCCGATTCCCGGGCCACCGATTTCCGGACCGCCGATTTCCGGACCACCGATCTCCGGACCACCGATCTCCGGACCACCGATCTCCGGACCACCGATCTCCGGACCACCGATCTCCGGACCACCGATCTCCGGACCACCGATCTCCGGGCCACCGATCTCCGGACCACCGATCTCCGGACCACCGATCTCCGGACCACCGATCTCCGGACCACCGATCTCCGGACCACCGATCTCCGGACCACCGATCTCCGGGCCACCGATCTCCGGACCACCGATCTCCGGACCACCGATCTCCGGACCACCGATCTCCGGACCACCGATCTCCGGACCACCGATCTCCGGACCACCGATCTCCGGGCCACCGATCTCCGGACCACCGATCTCCGGACCACCGATCTCCGGACCACCGATCTCCGGGCCACCGTCGGGGTGGCGTTCGGGTGGCCGACCGCCGGCACCGCCGACGACGGGACGACTGCTCTCCGCGCCCGGCAGCCCGGTACCGATCCCCAGCCGGTACGCCTCCGGCGCCAGGTCCGCGTCCGCCGCGGCCGCACCGCCGCCTTCGAGCAGCCCACCGTTACCGATTCCCTCACCGGACGCCGCGGGCAAGCGCCGCCGCTGGCTGATCCCGGTCGCGGGTTTCGTCGTCCTCACGCTCCTGGTCGGCGGCGTCGTCGCCGGTCGTGGCCTGCTCGACTCGGTCGTCGGCTGCACCGGTGAGCTCCCGCTCGTCGTCGCCTCGTCGCCCGAGAAAGCCGGCGTCGTCGGTGCGCTCGCCGACCGGTACAACAGCGACCCGGCCGAGGTCGACGGCCGGTGCGTCGACGTCCGGATCGTCACCGTGAAGTCCGGCGAGGCCGTCGAGGCGCTGACCAAGGGCTGGCCCACCACGGACTACGGAGTGCGCCCGGACGTCTGGTCGCCGGCGTCGAGCGTCTGGGTGGGGTTGGTCGGGCAGCACGTGGGCGCGATCGGCGCACCGGCGAAGGCCCCGAGCCTGGCCCGGTCGCCGCTGGTGATCGCCGCCCCCGTGGCGACCGCGAAGGCACTCGGCTGGCCGGCGAAGGCACCCAGCTGGCAGGACATCGCCCGGTACGCCGGGAACGACGCGGCCTGGAAAGCGGCGAGCAACTCGTCGACGCCGTTCTTGTTCGCGCGAACCAATCCCCTGGTCTCCACG
Above is a genomic segment from Cryptosporangium minutisporangium containing:
- a CDS encoding PPOX class F420-dependent oxidoreductase; its protein translation is MPNYATADAVDRGRLLAFLRPRHHGLLATTRKDGRPQLSPVTCGVDVDGRIVVSTYPDRAKSINARRDTRASICVLSSDWNGPYVQVDGVAEVLDLPEALEPLVEYYRCISGEHPDWDGYRTAMERQGKCLIRIEIERWGPISTGGFPPRLAAQFGGAS
- a CDS encoding pentapeptide repeat-containing protein, which produces MQSPGLRPSDFRPSDSRPSDSRATDFRTADFRTTDLRTTDLRTTDLRTTDLRTTDLRTTDLRTTDLRATDLRTTDLRTTDLRTTDLRTTDLRTTDLRTTDLRATDLRTTDLRTTDLRTTDLRTTDLRTTDLRTTDLRATDLRTTDLRTTDLRTTDLRATVGVAFGWPTAGTADDGTTALRARQPGTDPQPVRLRRQVRVRRGRTAAFEQPTVTDSLTGRRGQAPPLADPGRGFRRPHAPGRRRRRRSWPARLGRRLHR